One genomic segment of Arthrobacter sp. JZ12 includes these proteins:
- a CDS encoding LacI family DNA-binding transcriptional regulator, which translates to MATMNDVARAAGVSLSTVSYVLSGKRTISEETRQAVLEAIRKLNYSPHSGARALASNRSNVLGLMAPLRADVNVSVVMQFVAAVVTTARTFDQDVLLLTQDDAGGLERVTSQSMVDGLLMMDIEARDSRIPLLARLGKPAVLIGLPDDPHGLSCVDFDFAAASRTAVRHLSELNHIRIGFIGSPPASLERHATYADRARKGFTEACAAADVGSVLRACEATVPALTEALDAVLGGDDPVTALVVHNEALLPLLPQALASRGLRIPEDLSVVAIAPEDVALAAAKPWTAVSIPAHDIGRAAVEMVMDRLNSDKPVEVRLIVPSLVQRETTSAR; encoded by the coding sequence ATGGCCACCATGAACGACGTCGCACGTGCGGCGGGAGTATCACTGAGTACCGTTTCCTACGTGCTGAGTGGTAAACGGACCATCTCGGAGGAAACGCGGCAGGCCGTCCTGGAAGCCATCCGAAAGCTCAACTACAGCCCGCACTCCGGCGCCCGTGCCCTGGCCTCCAACCGGTCCAACGTGCTGGGGCTGATGGCGCCGCTGCGGGCGGACGTCAACGTCAGCGTGGTCATGCAGTTCGTTGCTGCCGTCGTAACGACCGCCCGGACCTTTGACCAGGACGTCCTGCTGCTCACCCAGGACGACGCCGGCGGGCTGGAGCGTGTCACGTCGCAGTCCATGGTGGACGGCCTCCTGATGATGGACATCGAGGCGCGGGACTCCCGCATCCCGCTCCTGGCCCGGCTGGGCAAGCCGGCCGTGCTGATCGGGTTGCCGGATGACCCGCACGGCCTCAGCTGCGTCGATTTCGACTTCGCCGCAGCCTCCCGCACCGCCGTGCGTCACCTGTCGGAGCTGAACCACATCCGGATCGGTTTCATCGGGTCTCCGCCGGCCTCCCTCGAACGCCACGCCACCTACGCGGACAGGGCACGGAAGGGGTTCACCGAAGCATGCGCGGCCGCGGACGTCGGTTCCGTCCTGCGTGCGTGCGAAGCGACTGTCCCGGCCTTGACCGAGGCGCTCGACGCGGTCCTCGGTGGTGATGATCCGGTCACGGCCCTCGTGGTGCATAACGAGGCGCTGCTGCCGCTGCTGCCCCAGGCGCTGGCCTCGCGCGGCTTGCGCATCCCTGAGGACCTCTCGGTGGTTGCCATCGCGCCGGAGGACGTTGCGCTCGCCGCAGCGAAGCCGTGGACCGCAGTGTCCATTCCGGCACATGACATCGGCCGCGCGGCCGTCGAAATGGTGATGGACCGCCTCAACTCGGACAAGCCGGTGGAGGTCCGGTTGATTGTGCCCAGCCTGGTGCAGCGGGAAACTACCAGCGCCCGCTGA
- a CDS encoding CoA ester lyase — MAPLRNSRAAALPAKLSRSWLLASAASEANFAPALASEADSVVFDIEDAVPAESKAEARERVVEALSTGMTAWVRVNGIETDYWADDLAALSKAPGLRGIMLAMTEKPEQVTHTAMRLQAGTPVLALVESALGIENATAIASAPGTFRLAFGVGDFRRDTGASDDPMALAYARAKLVVASRVGQLPGPIDGPSVGALGEDLLSACKVTASMGMTGKLCLMPEAADTINKGLSPSESEIQWAHELLDAHAAGAVVGDGSYLPRLARAQKISALADSYGLWNA, encoded by the coding sequence ATGGCCCCCCTTCGCAATAGCCGCGCTGCCGCGCTTCCCGCCAAGTTGTCCCGTTCCTGGCTGCTCGCTTCGGCGGCGTCTGAAGCGAACTTTGCGCCGGCACTGGCCTCGGAAGCGGACTCGGTTGTCTTCGATATCGAGGATGCCGTTCCCGCCGAGTCCAAGGCGGAGGCCCGCGAGCGGGTAGTAGAGGCCCTCTCCACCGGAATGACCGCTTGGGTGCGCGTGAACGGCATCGAAACGGATTACTGGGCAGACGATCTGGCGGCCCTCTCCAAGGCGCCGGGTCTGCGTGGGATCATGCTCGCAATGACCGAGAAGCCTGAACAGGTTACTCACACCGCCATGCGACTGCAGGCCGGCACTCCGGTGCTGGCGCTGGTGGAATCGGCACTTGGGATCGAGAATGCCACTGCAATCGCCAGTGCCCCGGGTACCTTCCGGCTCGCATTCGGGGTTGGAGATTTCCGCCGCGACACGGGTGCTTCCGATGACCCGATGGCCCTGGCATACGCCCGCGCCAAGCTCGTGGTCGCCTCACGCGTCGGCCAGCTTCCGGGTCCGATCGACGGCCCTTCGGTGGGAGCCCTCGGCGAGGATCTGCTCTCCGCATGCAAGGTCACAGCCTCGATGGGCATGACCGGCAAGCTTTGCCTCATGCCCGAAGCGGCGGACACCATCAACAAGGGACTCTCGCCCAGCGAGTCCGAGATCCAGTGGGCGCATGAGCTTCTGGACGCACATGCTGCCGGGGCCGTTGTCGGCGACGGCTCATACCTGCCGCGTCTTGCCCGCGCCCAGAAGATCTCGGCGCTCGCCGACTCCTACGGACTCTGGAACGCCTGA
- a CDS encoding carbohydrate ABC transporter permease: MTTIIKPAARRRTPPARPVWEEEPSAIAKAGKVVLLSLVVLAVLGPLYTIVLTSLSSQATITQAGGLVIVPGEITLDAYRQIISGGVVTRAVLVSVGVTVVGTLLSMVVSVLCAYGLSRPGSFAHTPLLFTLLITMFFSAGMIPSYLLVSGLGLINSYWALILPTAVSVFNIIILRGFFMGIDRGILDSARIDGASEWRILAQIVLPMSKAVTAVIALFYGVGYWNAFFNAVLYINDSAKNPLQVVLRSYVLQGVTVPGQIDVGQGAAASLALQMAVIVLAMVPILLVYPFVQKHFTKGVMIGAVKG; the protein is encoded by the coding sequence ATGACAACGATCATCAAGCCGGCCGCGCGTCGTCGTACCCCTCCCGCCCGGCCGGTGTGGGAAGAAGAGCCGAGCGCCATTGCCAAGGCGGGCAAAGTTGTCCTGCTCTCGCTGGTGGTGCTCGCGGTGCTGGGTCCGCTGTACACCATCGTGCTGACCAGTCTCTCCTCACAAGCCACCATCACCCAGGCCGGCGGACTCGTGATCGTCCCCGGCGAGATCACCCTCGACGCTTACCGGCAGATCATCAGCGGCGGCGTCGTGACCCGGGCGGTGCTGGTGAGCGTCGGAGTTACCGTCGTCGGAACGCTGCTCAGCATGGTGGTCTCAGTGCTGTGCGCCTACGGCCTCTCCCGGCCCGGCTCCTTTGCCCACACGCCGCTGCTGTTCACGCTGCTGATCACCATGTTCTTCAGCGCGGGGATGATCCCGTCCTACCTCCTGGTCTCCGGGCTGGGACTGATCAACTCCTACTGGGCGCTGATCCTGCCCACCGCGGTGTCGGTGTTCAACATCATCATCCTGCGCGGCTTCTTCATGGGCATCGACCGGGGAATCCTGGACAGCGCACGCATTGACGGCGCCAGCGAATGGCGGATCCTCGCCCAGATCGTTCTTCCGATGTCCAAGGCGGTCACCGCCGTCATCGCCTTGTTCTACGGAGTGGGCTACTGGAACGCCTTCTTCAACGCGGTCCTCTACATCAACGACAGCGCGAAGAATCCGCTCCAGGTGGTGCTTCGCTCCTACGTGCTGCAGGGGGTCACCGTCCCTGGCCAGATCGACGTCGGACAGGGTGCAGCGGCGTCACTGGCACTGCAGATGGCGGTCATCGTGCTTGCGATGGTTCCTATCCTGCTCGTCTACCCGTTCGTGCAGAAGCACTTCACGAAGGGCGTAATGATCGGGGCGGTGAAGGGATGA
- a CDS encoding pectinesterase family protein, whose amino-acid sequence MGDSTASTYAHRELPRAGWGQALPLALNSGSRVVNIALSGASSKSYTDSGLAAEALSLLAPGDYLLISFGHNDEKVTDPARGTLPGSTYKEYLRGFIDGARAAGALPILVTPVERRRFDPAGNARRSHGQYPAAMRELASATGTPLIDLEEQSLTLWQELGPEGTRSMFLHAAPGEFQQYPDGVEDNTHFRAEGALAVAGLVAHGLQELGFASARPAFRGVDAESLFAGIFWPSERPLDQPVVLDVGPGARFSSVQAAVDAVPENAGTRHEIRIAPGEYRELILVPRSKPLVSFRGTGSSSSDVVLVYNNASGTSKPDGSGTYGTSGSASVRIDASDFEARNLTFSNDFDEAANAHIRNRQAVALHVTGDRCVFNGVRVLGNQDSLLVNTPNASTVSRHFFVDSYVEGDVDFIFGRATAVFQRCVIQSLNRGSSSNNGYVTAGSINQVFPFGYLFDQCRFESAAARATVYLGRPWHPSGDPQAIAQVLVRDSHLGAHIKSAPWTDMSGFSWRDARFHEFHNSGPGSAHSPDRPQMTVAQAAGFTASHYLRGPDWWQPQLADTAADTTIPPAGR is encoded by the coding sequence GTGGGAGATTCCACCGCGTCGACGTACGCTCATCGGGAACTGCCCCGGGCGGGCTGGGGACAGGCCCTCCCGCTTGCCCTCAATTCCGGCAGCCGGGTAGTGAACATTGCGCTCTCGGGCGCCTCTTCGAAGAGCTATACGGACTCGGGTCTGGCAGCGGAGGCTCTTTCGCTCCTCGCACCAGGCGACTATCTCCTTATCTCGTTCGGCCACAATGACGAGAAGGTCACTGACCCCGCCCGGGGCACGCTGCCGGGAAGCACCTATAAGGAATACCTTCGGGGTTTCATCGACGGTGCCCGTGCTGCCGGAGCTCTTCCCATCCTTGTGACTCCGGTGGAACGGCGCAGGTTCGACCCGGCGGGCAACGCCCGCAGAAGCCATGGGCAGTATCCGGCCGCCATGCGGGAGCTTGCTTCCGCAACCGGCACTCCGCTGATCGACCTGGAGGAGCAGTCCCTGACCCTGTGGCAGGAACTCGGGCCTGAGGGGACCAGGAGCATGTTCCTTCACGCCGCCCCGGGAGAGTTCCAGCAGTACCCGGATGGCGTCGAGGACAACACGCATTTCCGCGCGGAGGGAGCGCTGGCTGTCGCCGGACTTGTAGCCCATGGTCTACAGGAGCTCGGGTTCGCCTCAGCCAGGCCCGCCTTCCGAGGTGTGGACGCCGAGAGCCTGTTCGCAGGGATCTTCTGGCCTTCGGAGCGCCCGCTGGATCAGCCGGTGGTTCTGGATGTGGGTCCCGGTGCCCGGTTCTCCAGTGTGCAGGCGGCAGTCGACGCCGTTCCCGAGAATGCGGGTACCCGCCATGAGATCCGGATAGCGCCGGGCGAATACCGCGAGCTGATCCTGGTACCCCGGAGCAAGCCGCTGGTGAGCTTCCGCGGGACCGGCAGTTCGTCTTCGGATGTCGTGCTCGTCTACAACAACGCCTCTGGAACGTCGAAGCCCGACGGGTCGGGCACCTACGGGACTAGCGGAAGCGCTTCGGTCAGGATCGACGCTTCCGATTTCGAAGCCCGCAACTTGACCTTCAGCAATGATTTTGATGAGGCCGCAAATGCCCACATCCGAAACCGCCAGGCAGTAGCGCTGCATGTCACAGGCGACCGCTGCGTCTTCAACGGTGTTCGGGTACTGGGGAACCAGGATTCGCTGCTGGTCAATACGCCGAACGCTTCCACGGTGTCGCGGCACTTCTTTGTGGACAGCTACGTGGAAGGAGACGTTGACTTCATCTTCGGGCGGGCCACGGCGGTCTTCCAGCGCTGCGTCATCCAGTCACTGAATCGGGGCTCCTCATCCAACAACGGATATGTCACTGCAGGGAGTATCAACCAGGTGTTCCCGTTCGGTTACCTCTTCGACCAGTGTCGGTTTGAGTCGGCGGCCGCCCGGGCCACCGTGTATCTGGGACGGCCGTGGCACCCCAGCGGTGATCCCCAGGCGATTGCCCAGGTTCTTGTGCGGGACAGTCACCTCGGCGCCCATATCAAGAGCGCGCCCTGGACTGATATGAGCGGCTTCTCCTGGCGGGACGCGCGATTCCACGAATTCCACAACAGCGGACCGGGATCGGCCCATTCCCCTGACCGCCCCCAGATGACAGTGGCACAAGCGGCGGGCTTCACGGCGAGTCACTACCTGCGGGGCCCGGACTGGTGGCAACCGCAGCTCGCCGACACCGCCGCAGACACCACAATTCCTCCGGCGGGACGCTGA
- a CDS encoding extracellular solute-binding protein — protein sequence MPVSSNRPNPFPDAFPDAVARKPLGRRSFLGLLGGAAFFAASPTLLTGCSAGSSAPQATTAGGLAESVAKLVPNHIPLNLVEPDIPGVKGSTPGFTSIPTDLVKSVAKAPGSGGTYTAMTPAWWAIPRGLPDNAYYQAVNERLGATINFQANDGNTYGDKIQTVLASPKDVPDWVVIPSWNIPPRFGQAAKGLFTDLSPYLAGDKVKKYPNLANIPTAAWKYSCFEGGLYGLPMPTPLVNDAFFYRKDLFDELGLEQPRSADEYLTIAKEITDPAKNRWGSEDIWNGAQLMYGVVPKWKVVDGGLVHKFETEEYRAALEWMVKLFDAGVVHPDAVAGNSQQAKPRFESGATLMTVDGVGGWHEALGRVLPSNPDFVMQPMDFFAPDGGDPVLYSGQPAGIFSFIKKTEDTAKVEELLALANFMAAPFGTEEHLLINNGVEGKHFERDSNNIPQMTELGRQEVTSTYQFLVSPPTVNSHVQYPGFVKAKTEWEARQAEYVQEDAFFGMQIQEPPKFGSLGAPFDDLAKDIPRGRKSLKDLDAELATWKRNGGDELREFYAGFLTA from the coding sequence ATGCCAGTCTCTTCAAACCGCCCCAACCCTTTTCCCGATGCTTTTCCCGATGCCGTCGCCCGAAAACCGCTGGGCCGCCGGTCCTTTCTGGGACTGCTAGGCGGAGCCGCCTTCTTCGCGGCCTCGCCGACGCTGTTGACCGGCTGCAGCGCAGGATCATCAGCACCACAGGCGACGACGGCCGGAGGGCTGGCGGAGAGCGTGGCAAAGCTGGTGCCGAACCACATTCCGCTGAACCTGGTCGAACCGGACATCCCGGGCGTCAAGGGTTCAACGCCCGGCTTCACCAGCATCCCGACCGACCTGGTGAAGTCCGTTGCGAAAGCTCCGGGCAGCGGCGGAACCTACACGGCCATGACCCCCGCCTGGTGGGCGATCCCCCGCGGACTGCCGGATAACGCCTACTACCAGGCAGTCAACGAACGCCTCGGGGCAACCATCAACTTCCAGGCGAACGACGGCAACACCTACGGCGACAAGATCCAGACTGTGCTCGCCTCCCCAAAGGATGTTCCCGACTGGGTGGTTATCCCTTCGTGGAACATTCCGCCCCGCTTTGGACAGGCCGCCAAGGGCCTCTTCACCGACCTCTCCCCCTACCTCGCCGGAGACAAGGTCAAAAAGTACCCGAACCTCGCGAACATCCCGACCGCCGCCTGGAAGTACAGCTGCTTCGAAGGCGGGCTCTACGGGTTGCCCATGCCGACGCCGCTGGTCAACGATGCGTTCTTCTACCGGAAGGACCTTTTCGACGAGCTCGGCCTGGAGCAGCCCCGCTCCGCGGACGAGTACCTCACGATCGCCAAGGAGATCACCGACCCCGCAAAGAACCGCTGGGGCTCGGAGGATATCTGGAACGGCGCCCAGCTGATGTACGGAGTGGTGCCGAAGTGGAAGGTCGTGGACGGCGGGCTGGTCCACAAGTTCGAAACCGAGGAATACCGGGCGGCGCTCGAATGGATGGTGAAACTCTTCGACGCCGGCGTGGTCCACCCCGACGCCGTCGCAGGCAACTCCCAGCAGGCAAAGCCGCGGTTCGAGTCCGGCGCAACCCTCATGACCGTCGACGGTGTGGGTGGCTGGCATGAGGCGCTGGGACGCGTGCTTCCGAGCAATCCGGACTTCGTCATGCAGCCCATGGACTTCTTCGCGCCCGACGGCGGCGATCCAGTGCTCTACAGCGGTCAGCCGGCGGGCATCTTCAGCTTCATCAAGAAAACCGAGGACACAGCCAAGGTCGAGGAACTACTGGCCCTGGCGAACTTCATGGCGGCACCGTTCGGCACCGAGGAGCACCTTCTCATCAACAACGGCGTCGAGGGTAAGCATTTCGAGCGGGACAGCAACAACATCCCGCAGATGACTGAGCTCGGCCGCCAGGAAGTCACCAGCACCTACCAGTTCCTCGTCAGCCCTCCGACGGTGAACTCACACGTCCAATACCCCGGCTTCGTCAAGGCCAAGACCGAGTGGGAAGCCCGCCAGGCGGAGTACGTCCAGGAGGATGCCTTCTTCGGCATGCAGATCCAGGAACCGCCGAAATTCGGTTCGCTGGGCGCCCCGTTCGACGACCTCGCCAAGGACATTCCGCGCGGTCGGAAGTCCCTGAAGGATCTCGACGCCGAGCTCGCCACCTGGAAGCGCAACGGCGGCGACGAACTCCGCGAGTTCTACGCCGGTTTCCTCACCGCCTAG
- a CDS encoding ABC transporter permease: MTTTDLASDRQRNAGPDGGSPPGASRPVRRKLGVRARLRRDRTLILMTMPAVILLIVFAYIPMLGNVVAFQDYSPFIGIPSSPWVGLDNFGRVFGDPDFWNAVRNTLVITGFQLVFFFPVPIALALLLNSLIRPALRATIQAIVYLPHFFSWVLVVSVFQQLLGGAGLLSQTLRANGWDGMDIMTNPDTFLFLITSQAVWKDAGWGIIVFLAALAAIDPEQYEAAAVDGANRWRRMWHVTLPGLRTVIILLLILRLGDALTVGFEQLILQRDAVGAEAAEVLDTFVYYTGIQNGDWSYAAAAGLIKGVISLALILAANKVAHLFGENGVYSKS, encoded by the coding sequence ATGACCACAACTGATCTCGCCAGTGACCGGCAGCGGAACGCGGGGCCCGACGGCGGTTCCCCGCCGGGTGCCTCTCGTCCAGTCCGGCGCAAGCTGGGCGTCCGTGCCCGCCTCCGCCGGGACCGCACGCTGATTCTGATGACGATGCCCGCCGTCATCCTCCTGATTGTCTTCGCCTACATTCCCATGCTCGGGAACGTGGTCGCCTTCCAGGATTACTCCCCGTTCATCGGGATCCCCTCGAGCCCCTGGGTGGGCCTGGACAACTTCGGCCGGGTCTTCGGTGACCCGGACTTCTGGAACGCTGTCCGGAACACCCTCGTGATCACCGGCTTCCAGTTGGTCTTCTTCTTTCCCGTACCGATTGCGCTGGCGCTCCTGCTGAACTCACTGATACGGCCGGCGCTGCGTGCCACCATCCAGGCGATCGTCTATCTCCCACACTTCTTCTCGTGGGTGCTGGTCGTCTCGGTCTTCCAGCAACTGCTCGGCGGAGCAGGCCTGTTGAGCCAGACGCTTCGGGCCAACGGCTGGGACGGCATGGACATCATGACCAACCCGGATACCTTCCTGTTCCTGATCACCTCCCAGGCGGTCTGGAAGGACGCGGGGTGGGGCATCATCGTCTTCCTCGCCGCCCTGGCAGCGATCGACCCCGAGCAGTACGAAGCGGCAGCAGTCGACGGCGCGAACCGCTGGCGGCGGATGTGGCATGTGACCCTTCCCGGGCTGCGCACTGTCATCATCCTGCTTCTCATCCTCCGGCTCGGCGACGCGCTGACCGTTGGCTTCGAACAGCTGATCCTGCAGCGCGACGCCGTCGGCGCCGAAGCCGCAGAAGTTCTGGACACCTTCGTCTACTACACAGGCATCCAAAACGGTGACTGGAGTTATGCGGCCGCCGCAGGACTCATCAAGGGTGTCATTTCACTGGCGCTCATCCTCGCCGCCAACAAGGTGGCGCATCTCTTCGGTGAAAACGGGGTGTATTCCAAGTCATGA
- a CDS encoding glycoside hydrolase family 3 C-terminal domain-containing protein, with protein sequence MAETTPSRTPESIIAALTVPEKISLLHQHSPEIPAAELASFHTGAEAAHGVAWLGEATVFPQSVGLAAAWDEELLHRIGGVVGREMRAKKASDPTVSLNVWAPVVNPLRHPLWGRNEEGFSEDSRLTSQLATAYCEGLKGDHPGQWLTVPTLKHFLGYNNEIDRNVTSSQLPARVLHEYELPAYRSAIESGAVGAVMLSYNLVNGRPAHVSDLVGGHLRTWRNGDTLAIVTDAGAPSSLFTAEKYFEDGPSAYAAALQAGVDSFTDDGDNPAPSIGYLEEALERGLISIGDIDTAVLRLLTLRERTGEFLPGGGVYGSISADELMAPGHGALAREAVRSSVVLLRNAGVGGAPLLPLGEQPGTVAVIGTLGSRVLTDWYSGTPADPVSIVQGLSERYGNVVDEDGVDVIALRSTRTNRYLSVPEGSAAVTAAVAVPQEAESFLLKDWGGGEYTLQSQANDRFVSGETGYLRATADRVGGWVVQETFALHRAVDGSVAVRHIASGKWLRVEEGTGSAALVTGSEQDADRFWLRTLRSGAEAAREAAASADVAVVVVGNDPHLGGRETLDRSTLELPHSEQELIRTVREANPRTVLLIVSSYPYALGELADTPAIVWSSHGGQALGGGLADVLSGDHEPRGRLTQTWWARDADLADILDYDIIESRSTYHYSTAEPLYPLGHGLGYSEVEYVSAELAGEVLTVTVCNAGQRPIHELVQVYATADRAGYPRRNLVGHARITLQPGELGSAAVPVHVERLATFSPAAGKLIVEPGEYTLLVGRSAEDLPLAVTLDVDGEPGPARARGTWLRAELFDESSNALLVPETPLEGTAVTIADPKLQRAALLYRGWEGALPGSVTVNVVRSSGGRLSVQFAGPGGTWRERGSVPVAAGATGKVDVPLTVLDGVDEPGTIRLVLEGAVTVSDLYVP encoded by the coding sequence GTGGCCGAAACCACCCCCTCTCGCACTCCCGAAAGCATCATCGCTGCCCTCACTGTTCCGGAGAAGATCTCGCTGCTGCACCAGCATTCACCCGAGATCCCCGCCGCCGAACTTGCGTCCTTCCACACTGGTGCGGAAGCAGCGCATGGCGTCGCCTGGCTCGGGGAAGCAACTGTCTTTCCGCAGTCCGTCGGGCTGGCTGCGGCGTGGGATGAAGAACTGTTACACCGAATAGGCGGTGTTGTCGGCAGGGAGATGCGCGCGAAAAAGGCGTCCGATCCGACCGTGAGCCTGAACGTCTGGGCTCCGGTGGTCAATCCGCTGCGGCACCCCCTCTGGGGGCGCAACGAGGAGGGCTTTTCCGAGGACTCCCGGCTTACCTCGCAGCTGGCGACAGCCTACTGCGAGGGGCTCAAGGGGGATCACCCTGGGCAGTGGCTTACGGTGCCCACGCTGAAGCACTTCCTGGGCTACAACAACGAGATCGACCGCAACGTCACCTCAAGCCAGCTTCCCGCTCGGGTCCTGCACGAGTATGAGCTTCCTGCCTACCGGTCGGCGATCGAGTCCGGTGCCGTCGGGGCCGTCATGCTGTCCTACAACCTCGTCAACGGACGCCCGGCGCATGTTTCCGACCTTGTTGGGGGTCACCTGCGGACGTGGCGCAACGGCGATACGCTGGCGATTGTCACGGACGCCGGCGCGCCGTCGTCCCTGTTCACGGCCGAGAAGTACTTCGAGGACGGACCCAGCGCGTACGCGGCTGCGCTGCAGGCCGGCGTCGACAGCTTTACCGACGACGGCGACAACCCGGCGCCGTCGATCGGCTATCTCGAGGAAGCGCTGGAGCGCGGGCTCATCTCAATCGGGGACATCGACACCGCGGTACTGCGCCTACTCACGCTCCGCGAACGGACGGGGGAGTTCCTGCCCGGCGGCGGGGTCTACGGGTCCATCTCGGCTGACGAATTGATGGCCCCCGGCCACGGTGCCCTTGCCCGGGAAGCCGTCCGTAGTTCGGTGGTGCTGCTTCGCAACGCAGGCGTGGGGGGTGCACCGCTTCTTCCGTTGGGAGAGCAACCCGGAACCGTTGCGGTGATCGGTACACTCGGCTCGCGCGTCCTGACTGACTGGTACAGCGGCACCCCGGCGGACCCGGTGAGCATCGTTCAGGGGCTAAGCGAGCGCTACGGGAACGTTGTTGACGAAGACGGAGTCGACGTCATCGCCCTGCGCAGCACCCGGACCAACCGGTACCTCTCTGTGCCGGAGGGTTCCGCGGCCGTCACCGCGGCAGTCGCCGTACCGCAGGAGGCCGAGTCCTTCCTCCTGAAGGACTGGGGCGGCGGCGAGTACACCCTGCAGTCGCAGGCGAATGACCGCTTCGTCTCCGGTGAGACAGGGTACCTGCGGGCCACGGCGGACCGCGTCGGCGGGTGGGTCGTGCAGGAGACCTTTGCCCTGCACCGGGCCGTGGACGGATCGGTTGCGGTTCGCCATATCGCCTCAGGCAAGTGGCTCCGCGTCGAGGAAGGCACGGGCAGCGCGGCTCTGGTTACGGGTTCCGAGCAGGACGCCGACCGGTTCTGGCTGCGGACGCTGCGTTCCGGTGCCGAAGCGGCGCGCGAGGCCGCGGCGTCGGCGGATGTCGCCGTCGTCGTTGTTGGAAACGACCCGCATCTGGGCGGCCGGGAGACACTTGACCGCTCCACATTGGAACTGCCGCACAGCGAGCAGGAGCTCATCAGGACGGTCCGGGAGGCCAATCCGCGGACGGTGCTGCTGATTGTTTCGTCCTACCCCTACGCGCTGGGAGAGTTGGCGGATACGCCGGCAATCGTCTGGTCCTCACACGGCGGCCAGGCACTCGGTGGTGGGCTGGCGGATGTCCTGAGCGGCGACCACGAACCGCGCGGGCGCCTGACCCAGACCTGGTGGGCACGCGATGCGGACCTGGCGGACATCCTGGACTACGACATCATTGAAAGCCGCTCCACCTACCACTACAGCACCGCCGAACCCCTGTATCCGCTGGGGCATGGGCTGGGCTATAGCGAGGTGGAGTACGTTTCGGCTGAGCTGGCGGGTGAAGTCCTCACGGTCACGGTGTGCAATGCCGGGCAGCGCCCCATCCATGAACTGGTCCAGGTCTACGCGACCGCCGACCGGGCCGGCTACCCGCGGCGGAACCTGGTGGGCCATGCGCGGATTACGCTGCAGCCGGGAGAACTCGGCTCTGCCGCCGTCCCCGTACACGTTGAGAGGCTTGCCACCTTCAGCCCGGCTGCGGGAAAGCTGATCGTGGAACCGGGGGAGTACACCCTGCTGGTGGGCCGTTCGGCGGAGGACCTGCCCCTTGCCGTGACGCTGGATGTGGACGGGGAGCCCGGCCCGGCGCGTGCTCGCGGTACGTGGCTGCGCGCCGAACTCTTCGATGAATCGTCCAACGCGCTGTTGGTGCCCGAAACACCGTTGGAAGGCACCGCCGTCACTATCGCAGACCCCAAGCTGCAGCGTGCTGCGCTGCTCTACCGGGGCTGGGAGGGAGCCCTGCCAGGATCGGTCACGGTCAACGTAGTGAGGAGTTCGGGTGGGAGGCTGAGCGTGCAGTTCGCTGGCCCGGGCGGTACCTGGCGGGAACGCGGCTCCGTGCCGGTTGCGGCCGGCGCTACGGGGAAGGTTGATGTGCCGCTGACCGTTCTCGATGGCGTCGACGAACCGGGGACAATCCGGTTGGTGCTCGAGGGAGCTGTGACGGTCAGCGACCTTTATGTGCCCTGA